A segment of the Populus alba chromosome 9, ASM523922v2, whole genome shotgun sequence genome:
TTGCCTGGTATGCATATATATTGCTCACTcccttttaataattttagttcaTGTTACAACGCAGTTAGCTTAAACATGCATGCTTACATCAATGTTAATGTTGTTGTGGTATAGGATTGTCAAATGTTGGGGAAAGGGAGTGGTATTTCTTTGTGCCTAGAGACAGGAAGCATGGTAGTGGAGGAAGGCCTAATAGGACTACTCACAATGGGTTTTGGAAAGCCACTGGTTCTGACCGGAAAATTGTGAGCTTATCGGACCCAAAGAGGATGATCGGATTGAGAAAGACTCTTGTTTTCTACAAGGGAAGAGCGCCAAGAGGGAACAAGACTGATTGGGTCATGAACGAGTATCGCCTGCCTGAATATTCATGCCCCTTGCCCAAGGTACttatcatacatatatatatatatatatgtgtgtatcttagctttgattttttattaactcttgaTTGAATGAAGTGTTtgtgttatttctttttttttttttttggggggggggggagacaagttagttttaaattatttttacttataatCACTATCATGACttgttaatttaaaagaaaaggcaaaaggaaaagagaactAATTAAAAAGACCTTCACATAGTTGTTAGGCTAATTCCGATTTCCGAGGCATGAATGTGGCCAAGAAACCTCCCACAATTGTTGTTGGTTTCGAAGAATCAACATCTCACTGCAATGAAGATTTTACCTTTTGCAAAGAATGGACCAAGATGTATCAAATAAGGTCAAGTTCTGTGTTACTTCCATGTGGAATGTTGCTGTAAGCTGTAGTCAGAAGGACTTGTATCATTCAATTCCATTCTATTTTGAAGTGTTTGCTGTTTCTGAAATTTCTCAGTAACCTGATTCTTTTTTCTGTTGACAACGAAAGATACAAAGAATAATGGACCCCTTTTTGGAATGACTTGAGATGGTGATTCTACGCTGTACTTGTATTAATTTTCTGACATACAATGCAGGACATAGTCTTGTGCAAGATATATAGGAAGGCAACTTCCTTGAAAGTTCTAGAGCAAAGGGCAGCAATGGAAGAAGAAATGAAGACAATTCATGCGTCTCCATCTTCATCCCCACCACCATCGTCTTTGGACACCATGTCATTTTGCAGTCAACTTGAAGATCCAGTGCCACCGGTATTAATGCCTGCGCAGaatttggttttcaagaaagaaatagaagacAGCAACAATGTTAGATATGAAAAACCAAACGAGATTAAAAGGCCAAGTCTCCACTTACCTACGGGGAAGGACATGTTACCAGAGCTCCAAGTTCCCAGCAAATTGAGCATGGAGTGGAACCAAGATCCCATCTGGTCCCTGAATAGTCCTTGGATTCCAAATTTTGCCCATTATGCAGACATTTTGAATTTCTAATAACCCTGATTATTAAGCtcagaatttttgttttgtatataaCCTTCTTCTTCACATCCTAGCTAGTTAGGAACCGTCGTCTCACCTAGCTCAGCCAGTAACGCTGTTTAAGCTGAGTTGTTAAGATAGAGGCAATAACTGTGAGTTTAATGTCTTGGAAGCACTTAGATTATCTTTGTCAATGAAGGGCTTATTTAAGAGCCCTGGAGAATCAATACTCGAATactctccttttgttttgtgaaaTGGTACGCTGTTACTTGTTAGATCATACCGATGGGCCCAGGTGCCGGTTCTTTACGGTGATGATTACTCGGTGATACAGTAACTAatgaacttttaatttttacccTCTACCATTAAACATCACCACCAGATTGGCTGTGGTGATGGCCACTGCATTGGCTTTGCCAGCCGGTACTGTAGTAATCTGGACCTTTGCCACATAAAATATACTGGCcacattacttttattttaattaataaaaattaaatatgaggtaatatatttcaatacaagttttaaatctaaaaagattttatttaaagataatgtattaaagaatattataaaaaaatattattgagactttacttaaaaaattaaaattttaagtgaCATTATTCTTTTACACGATAAAGAATATtctttatacaataaaaaattaaaatattattttaatatatttttttattaaaatatattttaaaaaataatcataattataattatttttatgattgaatTTTCAGTTATAAACAAGCAAAAATCCTTCACAAACATGCTTAGTGATGGATTTGTTACTGGAAATATTCGGTAAAAAGCATACATAACAAAACATAATTcgattacattgaaaaaaaaaaaataagtgaccGAATTTGGgatcacaaatttaaaattttgaatattttatggaATATcggttaataaataaataaataaaatttgaattagcCAGAATGATTAATGTTAGCTTAGGCCACACCAATCATATTGGCTGCAACAGAGGCCTCCATCGCACAATTAACCCTCATTATGATAACCGCGATACGTGTTGATACTGGAGCTTAACGACGAAGACGATGGCGAAGGTGTGCTGACTGGCCAAAGCTACTTTCTTCCCCTCTGCCTCTGTTCTTTTCGCGCGTCTCCTCTGGTCTTGCTTTTCTTtgcttggtttcttttttcttgtcttgttcTCCCTGTCTCTCTAAGTGTCTCCCTGGTGCTGGAGCTTCATGAAGAAGACGATGGCGAAGGTGTGCTCACTGGCCAAAGCTAACTTCTCTCCTTCTATGTTtctgtctctgtctctgtctctgttttttgtttgttctttttctgtttctctggtttttttctcttcgtCCTCCTTCCCCTGGTTTTTCACTCGTTGCCTGCTTTCTCGTTATGTATTCTGTGTTTTTCGTCCGGGTTCGTTcacctctcttctctctcaactGTTTTCTCCGTCAATCTTTTGCGTGGCCTTTGtctggcttttataaagccagagaatgccatgcgTTCGCCCAGAAATATGAAGCGGACTCTCAGGACCGTTACAGTGTTAATGGAGACGCATCGTGGGGCGGCTTTTCTTCTTCCTGGTCTGGTCTGGTCTGATCTGGTCTGCTGAAGAAGATGAGTGCCCTTTGAAATTCCTTAACTGATATGGCGAATTTTAATTGTCCCCCTGAAGTTCTGGATTTTTTCGATTGGACCCTTATTCATGGAAAATCcccctctcattttttttttaaaattttgcccCGGGATAAAATGCTGTTGGACTCCTATATTTCAGCGCCATTTACAAAGTAGTCATTGGTTTCTGAATTATTCAATTCGGTCCTTAATTGACTctcaacatttaatttgttcaaaattaccccagaaaatattaattaagctcCTTGCAGTGCACATGTCTTTTCACTTTGTTTCTTAGACTTTAATTTATTGCAATCAAAACCTTCGtaaatcaaagtttagagtTTCTTCAATTGAGTTCTTGATTgcgttaattaaataaaagtttaattaagtccccaaacttattaattcttttattgtttgatcAAATTGCcttctaaatttaatttctttcaattaaaatctaaattgactttaaaattaatttttctcgcaatcaaacccttcataaactcgattaatctttcaacaaaatttaattaagtccttaaacaCCTGGTTTTTGACTATTTATTttcgaattgaattttttttgtgaatatgattttcatcaataaaaaatatactgttaAATTTTGATCTTTGTATTTGTGAACTTCTTTAACTAATCCTTTACCATTTTCTAGGCATCCCTATGTCTTTTTCTCATtgctacatgtttttttttcaatttgttttatgtgTAAATCTAAAAATGAATAACAACAATATTTTACTAAAAGAGAGCTGGGATGAGGGTTTACCTTTTCTATCATCCTATCCATGCctaacatcatattttttaaaatatattttgtcttttttttttgttgatattgtGTACACTGTACATGAATGGATCATGTTgaagtttttgttgttttatttagaaatattaatttatagtgTTGTGGTTAGAAAATggaagtttattatttttttacattttaattatcTAGGATCTTACTATGTcgcttttttaataaatgttttttttaaaaagagagagagagaggagaaggaTACTTGAGTCGGGTCCTGGACCAATGACTCCTCTACACGATCCAAGCCTTTGGTCCAAGTATGTGGGCTTCTAGAAGTGGTCGTGGGTTCTTAAACAGGCCTGATATGGAAGGTAGTCAATGTAATTCTAATCAATTTTCCCGTCCATTTTCGGGCTGCTTATTAATTTGGGCCCCCAACTCTATTAGCAAAAACAACCATTCTCCATATACATCCTGACTATCTATAAAAGAAGCGCAGTGGGCATAAAGCTTGAAGGCATGGATAGATAAAGAagactttaaaatatttaaaaatttagtatgttttgttgggtttttttttcagaaatatattaaaataattattttagaaattattacattaaatacaacaaaaaatattaatttaaaatataaaaaattaatatttttaaaaatatttttgaaatacaaacaGCACAGCAAAGCCTAAGCTGAAGACCAAAGAAAGTCCCATCGTTAATACCAAAAATACCCCTACAACCCATTAACTTTACTTCTCGTCGAAGATAGAGCGCGGGAAAGGAGCCAGGTAAAGGAACCTGGCTCCTTTCCCTTTCCCGAGACACGGCACTCACGATTTCATACTCATCCGggaacaaaaaacactttccagggACAAAAAAGTCATTTAATTATAAACCGACAACGTCAGGCTTTCAAATATTGtgatttgaaagaaagaaattgaatagTGTAGCAATTGAATCAAACAGGGAGAGAATCAGATTCCATGGAAGCAAAGCTAACCAATTAAAAAGCTGAGAAAGAAGGAAACTTGTCAAATCTCAGCGAAACCGAATCCACGCACAGTTTCCTTCTCTCAATCTCTGTCTGTGTCTCAAACTAAGAagagaaggatataacctggaAATGGCAAACAGCTGTAGTGGTGAAGTACAGAAGAGGGATATGGTGGTGgttcaagaagaagaagcacacCCATATGCGTTTCATGTCTACGGACCTCAAAACGTGGCTTCTCCTAATCGGAGAGACCTTATCAGTTCTAGCTGGTcagtattgttattattagtattactacttTTCTCTGTCTCTTCGTGTGGGTACAAGTAACAGGCGggttttgatcaattttagatttgaataATCAGAAACAGAGAGCATGACATATATGGGCATCTGGGTTTAAGATACTGATGCAGTAACTAGACTCTTTCAAAGAATCTTTAAGTGATGATATATATAGATAACTAGCTAACAGCGATGTTcctgacttcttcttcttctatgtaatttaaattgatactagggtttttttatcttgttttatggGTTATAGTTGCACCTGACGTCAAAAACCATCAAAAGCTCCGCAACTCTATTAGGAAAATAGAAAAGGCGTAGAAGACTTCCACAGCATGATTTAATCCATGAACTGAGACGGTATTTTGTAAATACGTaactatttctttattttccgaTCGTCTGGAAGGGACAAAAGAAACAGTTTGTTAATCTTACTGGTGGAAATAGAAAAGGTCGATAAGCTAAAAGCTTTCGTTATTTAAATACATGAGAGCTTCAACATCAAATTACATGATGTCCTTCAATCCCAAGAGTCCATATCCAAAAGGCCTTTGCTGGTAGCAGTCAAGATTGGGGCCAGGGGTTGTTCCGAGTTTATCACAGTATTTCTTGTAGAACCCAATGCGATTCTCGTTTGCATTTGGCCCACCCTGGCCCtattagcaaaaacaaacagtatcaATTAAGCTGCTTAATTAATTTGTGTCCCCGGCCCTATTAGCAAAAACAACTATTCTCCATATATATCCTGACTGTCTTTAAAAGAAGCGTAGTGGGCATAAAGCTTGAAGGCATGGAATATGGATAGATAAGAAAgtcatatttttgtatttgactCAGAACAGGAaacgttttatttttatattttgttaggcATACAGATTACAGAATGATGCGACAAAATTACATGGAGTCTACCAAGTCAAAGAGTCC
Coding sequences within it:
- the LOC118058883 gene encoding NAC domain-containing protein 6, coding for MAEMALKLDLPGFRFHPTEEELLDFYLKNIVFGKKMRLDVIGYLNIYRHDPWDLPGLSNVGEREWYFFVPRDRKHGSGGRPNRTTHNGFWKATGSDRKIVSLSDPKRMIGLRKTLVFYKGRAPRGNKTDWVMNEYRLPEYSCPLPKDIVLCKIYRKATSLKVLEQRAAMEEEMKTIHASPSSSPPPSSLDTMSFCSQLEDPVPPVLMPAQNLVFKKEIEDSNNVRYEKPNEIKRPSLHLPTGKDMLPELQVPSKLSMEWNQDPIWSLNSPWIPNFAHYADILNF